The Antedon mediterranea chromosome 11, ecAntMedi1.1, whole genome shotgun sequence genome window below encodes:
- the LOC140062705 gene encoding geranylgeranyl transferase type-1 subunit beta-like, which produces MLRQPCSIYQFGIFLFTLAHHPSVNVFLGKIKSFSMEFLIEKHIKFFKRCTQVLPSGYSSLDTSRMTIAFFAISGLDMLCALEETIKETDEYIDWIYSMQVLPDPNDLEESGKRCGFRGSSTLGIPYNSSQGSEPRPGFSFDYGHIAMTYTALSSLIVLGDDLSRINKGAIITGLRALQKTNGCYTATYQGSESDMRFIYCASCISYILNDWSGMDQNKATEYIKQSLTYEFSIGQGPGDEGHGGTTFCAIASLVLMGKLESTLTNKQLEKLKRWCIQRQQSGFQGRPNKPVDTCYSFWVGATLKLLDMFHLIDANCNRTYILSTQDESMGGFSKWPQYHPDALHAYFGVCGLSLMSESGVRPVHAALNISQRAVDHLHSLQTTWLRENEV; this is translated from the exons ATGTTAAGGCAGCCCTGCTCGATCTACCAATTTGGTATATTTCTATTTACTCTCGCACATCATCCGTCGGTTAATGTTTTTTTAGGGAAAATCAAGTCATTTTCAATGGAATTCCTCATTGAAAAACatataaaattctttaaaaGATGTACTCAAGTTCTGCCATCAGGATATTCTTCTTTAGACACGAGCAG gatGACTATCGCATTTTTTGCAATTTCTGGCCTTGATATGCTTTGTGCTTTAGaagaaacaataaaagaaaCGGATGAATATATAGATTGGATATATTCAATGCAAGTACTACCTGACCCAAATGATTTAg AAGAATCTGGAAAGCGCTGTGGTTTTAGAGGATCGTCCACACTAGGAATTCCATACAACTCATCTCAg GGTTCTGAGCCAAGACCAGGGTTTTCATTTGACTATGGACACATTGCAATGACATACACTGCTCTTAGTTCCTTAATTGTTCTTGGTGATGACCTATCAAGAATAAACAAAGGTGCAATCATTACAGGGTTACGTGCTTTGCAGAAAACTAATGGATG ttacaCTGCAACATATCAAGGTAGTGAGAGTGACATGAGGTTTATTTATTGTGCAAGCTGTATTagttatattttaaatgattgGAGTGGAATGGACCAAAATAAAGCAACTGAATATATCAAACAAAGTTTG acGTATGAATTTTCAATTGGTCAAGGCCCAGGAGATGAAGGACATG GTGGAACGACATTTTGTGCAATAGCATCGTTAGTACTCATGGGTAAACTAGAGAGTAcattaacaaacaaacaacttgAGAAGTTAAAAAGATGGTGTATCCAACGACAACAATCTGGTTTCCAAGGAAGGCCAAATAAACCAGTAGATACTTGTTATTCATTCTGGGTAGGAGCCACACTCAAG CTTCTAGATATGTTTCATTTAATTGATGCTAATTGCAACAGGACATACATATTATCAACGCAAGATGAATCAATGGGAGGCTTCTCAAAATGGCCGCAATACCACCCAG ATGCTTTACATGCTTACTTTGGGGTGTGCGGGTTATCGTTAATGTCCGAGTCTGGTGTACGACCTGTGCATGCTGCCCTCAATATCTCACAGCGAGCAGTCGACCATCTGCACAGTCTTCAAACAACGTGGCTACGAGAAAATGAAGTTTGA